In Sphingobacteriaceae bacterium, the following proteins share a genomic window:
- the secA gene encoding preprotein translocase subunit SecA, with protein MFDFLKKLFGTKSEKDIKNLESKVEEINAIFNSLSSVSDNDLRAKSAALKASIKESVKAQNDKIESIKASIANDPEMDVNAKEDFYKEIDDIEKEITVELEKALTQNLPEAFAILKETARRFKDNKALTVSVNEFDRELAKTHANVVIEGDKAVYKNTWLAAGSEITWDMVHYDVQLIGGMVLHEGKISEMTTGEGKTLVSTLPIFLNALGGRGVHVVTVNNYLAKRDSEWNAPLFQFHGLSVDCIDKHEPNTDERRIAYNCDITYGTNNEFGFDYLRDNMARSVDELVQRKHNFAIVDEVDSVLIDDARTPLIISGPTPQGDKHEFMDYKPRIEKLVNVQKQYLQTCITEAKKLVAEGKEKDAGIPLFRAYRGLPKNGALIKFLSEQGMRALMQKTENHYMQDQNKEMHIIDAELYFTIDEKNNHVELTEKGIDFLTGNSDDPKFFVIPNVGDEIADIEKTLVDPKEKTAAKEVVMREFSIKSERIHTVNQLLKAYTVFEKDTEYVIDGGQVKIVDEQTGRIMEGRRYSDGLHQAIEAKENVKIEAATQTYATVTLQNYFRMYNKLAGMTGTATTEAQEFWSIYKLDVVEIPTNRPMTRKDEQDLVYKTKREKYNAVIEEVVKLVALGRPVLIGTTTVEISELLSRMLKLRGIKHNVLNAKLHAKEAEIVAEAGKAGTVTIATNMAGRGTDIKLGAGVKEAGGLAIIGTERHESRRVDRQLRGRAGRQGDPGSSQFFASLEDNLMRLFGSERIASLMDRMGLKEGEVIQHSMITKSIERAQKKVEENNFGTRKRLIEYDDVMNAQREVIYKRRRNALYGDKLSIDIANMIYEVASAIVEEYHPAKDYDAFTLECIKNFGIESPFTEAQFSNGKEDNLTQQLFDAAQAHYIEKAQLIAQQTFPVVSDVYRNPNNHFENIETHFTDGIRGVRVIGNLKKAYETKGRELFLGFEKAVVLSMIDDSWKEHLRELDDLKQAVQNASLEQKDPLVIYKLESFNLFKEMITKANKEVISFLMKGGLPAQNEPQQQPRFSQDAPVQKKEKLVETRNENAIEEQNAQQKPKPQPIRVDTKIGRNDPCPCGSGKKYKNCHGVGIA; from the coding sequence ATGTTTGATTTTCTTAAAAAGCTGTTTGGGACTAAAAGTGAAAAAGATATTAAAAACCTTGAGTCTAAAGTTGAAGAAATAAATGCCATTTTTAATTCCTTAAGTTCCGTATCAGATAACGATCTGCGAGCCAAGTCTGCCGCGTTGAAAGCCTCAATAAAAGAATCTGTTAAGGCTCAAAACGATAAAATCGAAAGCATTAAGGCCAGTATTGCCAACGATCCCGAGATGGATGTAAACGCAAAAGAAGATTTTTACAAAGAAATTGATGATATTGAAAAAGAAATCACGGTTGAACTTGAAAAAGCCTTAACCCAAAATTTACCTGAAGCATTCGCAATCTTAAAGGAAACGGCGAGACGCTTTAAAGATAACAAAGCTCTAACGGTTTCTGTTAACGAATTCGACCGGGAACTTGCGAAAACCCACGCCAACGTAGTTATTGAAGGTGATAAAGCAGTTTATAAGAACACCTGGTTAGCTGCCGGCTCTGAAATCACGTGGGACATGGTGCATTACGACGTGCAGCTCATTGGCGGGATGGTATTGCACGAAGGAAAAATTTCTGAGATGACCACAGGTGAGGGTAAAACACTGGTATCTACTTTACCGATTTTTCTAAATGCTTTAGGCGGACGCGGTGTGCATGTTGTTACAGTTAACAATTACCTTGCAAAACGTGACAGTGAATGGAATGCACCACTTTTCCAGTTTCATGGATTAAGCGTGGATTGTATTGATAAACACGAGCCAAATACCGACGAACGTCGCATCGCCTACAACTGCGACATTACCTATGGAACAAATAACGAATTTGGTTTCGATTACCTGCGTGATAACATGGCACGTAGCGTTGATGAACTAGTTCAGCGTAAACACAATTTTGCAATTGTGGATGAGGTGGATAGTGTTCTGATCGATGATGCCCGTACTCCTTTGATTATTAGTGGTCCAACTCCCCAGGGAGATAAACATGAGTTTATGGATTACAAGCCCCGTATAGAAAAACTGGTGAACGTTCAAAAACAATATTTGCAAACTTGTATTACGGAAGCCAAAAAATTAGTGGCAGAAGGAAAAGAAAAGGATGCAGGAATTCCCTTATTCAGAGCTTACCGCGGACTTCCAAAAAATGGCGCACTCATTAAGTTCTTAAGTGAACAAGGTATGAGAGCCTTGATGCAAAAAACCGAAAACCATTATATGCAGGATCAAAATAAAGAAATGCATATTATAGATGCAGAACTTTATTTTACCATTGATGAAAAAAACAATCACGTTGAATTAACGGAAAAAGGAATTGATTTTTTAACCGGTAACAGTGATGATCCTAAATTTTTCGTGATCCCAAATGTGGGAGACGAGATTGCAGACATTGAAAAAACACTTGTAGATCCTAAAGAAAAAACAGCGGCTAAGGAAGTAGTGATGCGCGAATTCAGTATTAAAAGCGAGCGTATTCACACAGTTAACCAATTATTAAAAGCCTATACAGTTTTTGAAAAAGATACTGAATACGTAATCGATGGCGGACAAGTAAAAATTGTTGACGAACAAACAGGTCGTATCATGGAAGGCCGTCGCTACAGTGACGGCTTGCACCAGGCTATTGAAGCAAAAGAAAATGTAAAGATCGAAGCGGCAACACAAACTTACGCAACGGTTACCTTGCAAAATTACTTCCGTATGTATAACAAGCTTGCCGGTATGACTGGTACAGCAACTACAGAAGCACAGGAGTTTTGGAGTATTTATAAATTGGACGTTGTTGAAATTCCAACTAACAGACCAATGACGCGTAAAGATGAGCAAGATCTTGTTTATAAAACAAAGCGTGAAAAATACAACGCGGTAATTGAAGAGGTTGTGAAATTAGTTGCTCTTGGAAGACCAGTGTTAATTGGTACTACAACGGTTGAGATTTCAGAATTGTTAAGCCGTATGTTGAAATTACGCGGCATTAAACACAACGTATTAAATGCGAAATTACACGCTAAAGAAGCGGAGATCGTTGCAGAAGCCGGTAAGGCGGGAACCGTTACTATCGCAACGAATATGGCCGGCCGTGGTACCGATATTAAACTTGGTGCAGGCGTAAAAGAAGCCGGTGGTTTAGCAATCATTGGTACCGAGCGTCACGAGTCGCGTCGTGTTGACAGGCAATTGCGTGGTCGTGCGGGACGTCAGGGTGATCCGGGAAGCTCACAGTTTTTTGCGAGTCTCGAAGATAATCTCATGCGTTTATTTGGTAGTGAGCGTATTGCTTCGCTTATGGATCGCATGGGTTTAAAAGAAGGGGAAGTAATTCAGCATAGCATGATTACCAAAAGTATTGAGCGTGCGCAGAAAAAAGTAGAGGAAAATAACTTTGGAACCCGTAAACGTTTGATCGAATATGATGACGTTATGAATGCGCAACGTGAAGTGATTTACAAACGCAGAAGGAACGCTTTATACGGAGATAAATTAAGCATTGATATTGCCAACATGATTTATGAAGTAGCTTCAGCGATCGTGGAAGAATATCATCCGGCAAAAGATTACGATGCATTTACTTTAGAGTGTATTAAAAATTTCGGAATTGAAAGTCCGTTTACGGAAGCGCAATTCAGCAATGGTAAGGAAGACAATCTCACTCAGCAATTATTTGACGCGGCACAAGCCCATTACATTGAAAAAGCGCAGCTTATTGCCCAACAAACATTTCCGGTAGTAAGCGATGTTTATAGAAATCCGAACAATCATTTTGAAAACATCGAAACTCATTTTACAGACGGGATCAGGGGAGTTCGTGTAATCGGTAATCTTAAGAAAGCCTACGAAACAAAAGGTCGCGAGTTATTCTTAGGATTCGAAAAAGCGGTTGTATTAAGCATGATTGACGATTCATGGAAAGAACATTTGCGTGAGTTGGATGATTTAAAACAAGCCGTACAAAATGCTTCTTTAGAACAAAAAGATCCTTTAGTGATTTATAAATTAGAATCCTTTAACTTATTTAAAGAGATGATCACTAAAGCGAATAAAGAAGTTATTTCATTTTTAATGAAGGGCGGTTTGCCGGCTCAGAATGAACCACAACAGCAACCGCGTTTCAGCCAGGATGCCCCGGTTCAGAAAAAAGAAAAGCTCGTGGAAACCCGCAATGAAAACGCCATTGAAGAACAAAATGCGCAACAAAAACCAAAACCGCAACCTATTCGTGTAGATACGAAGATTGGAAGAAATGACCCTTGTCCATGCGGCAGCGGCAAAAAATATAAGAACTGCCACG